One genomic segment of Mytilus galloprovincialis chromosome 5, xbMytGall1.hap1.1, whole genome shotgun sequence includes these proteins:
- the LOC143076524 gene encoding uncharacterized protein LOC143076524, which translates to MSSTCTVCGVCEYQNINKPSVVWCLECDEGLCEECKVHHAASKATRDHSVVLRSDYQNLPSNILENTQTCPKHDEKYVIFCRKHDIPCCRRCVVETHNDCKDLNAIEDVIKNVKSSNAFLEMEKVLKELSENLQNIRKDRQENIKSLRENRTKIEKEVQQTRSLINNHLDRLQENLTKELYDVEEKENKSITNIISSIEEKERKVTESQTILDKVKQHASDLQTFLAMKHIQGDVTINEQFLESLIKEEKINNTSISWKNENAMEILSNQIKKIGTIILDTRPGDTILTSRKNQQAQIVLPTTPVPSIDDVKLALRRTVKTIGSDIISCCFFPDGRMGFSCYASYKIHVLKTYGSLDFTLKPGSATSHIDFIENSQKLLVTSGFNYKYIKIINVINRKTEKTVDVGTQIYGIVHKDEKLFYNGESHGLHVVNLDDGSDTQLVNVYLTRYSSIALWSDKLYVIGNDDSVTCCDLQGTVKWKVELYTNLKGARGITVDNYGRVYVSGYESNNVVVISTDGSKHRVLLSGKDGLKKPQSLCFNRKNNNLLIANQENDAFIYDILK; encoded by the coding sequence atGTCGAGTACATGTACTGTTTGTGGAGTATGCGAGTATCAGAACATTAACAAACCATCAGTGGTCTGGTGTTTGGAATGTGACGAAGGACTTTGTGAAGAATGTAAAGTGCACCATGCAGCTTCAAAGGCGACCAGAGACCATAGTGTTGTACTACGATCCGATTACCAAAATCTGCCTTCTAATATATTGGAAAACACTCAAACTTGTCCAAAGCACGACGAAAAATACGTTATATTTTGTAGGAAACATGATATTCCATGTTGTAGACGATGCGTTGTTGAAACACATAACGATTGCAAAGATTTAAACGCTATAGAGGATGTCATTAAGAATGTAAAATCATCAAATGCATTTTTAGAGATGGAAAAAGTGTTGAAAGAACTTTCAGAAAATTTGCAGAATATCAGAAAAGATAGACAAGAAAACATTAAAAGTCTAAGGGAGAACagaacaaaaatagaaaaagaagtaCAGCAGACACGAAGCCTGATTAACAATCATCTTGATAGGCTACAGGAAAACTTGACGAAAGAGTTGTATGACGTTGaggaaaaggaaaacaaaagcATCACAAACATAATATCATCAATAgaagagaaagaaagaaaagtcACCGAAAGCCAAACTATTTTAGATAAAGTAAAACAACATGCATCAGACCTCCAGACATTTCTGGCTATGAAACATATCCAAGGAGATGTCACAATCAACGAACAATTTCTGGAATCGCTGATAAAAGAAGAGAAAATCAACAATACATCTATTTCTTGGAAAAACGAAAACGCTATGGAGATTTTATCTAACCAAATCAAGAAGATTGGAACCATCATATTAGATACCAGGCCAGGTGATACGATTTTGACAAGCAGGAAGAACCAACAAGCACAGATAGTGCTACCTACAACACCTGTTCCTTCCATTGATGATGTAAAACTTGCTTTACGAAGGACCGTGAAAACAATAGGAAGTGATATCATTAGTTGCTGCTTTTTTCCTGATGGCAGAATGGGTTTTTCCTGTTACGCTAGTTATAAAATTCACGTCTTGAAAACCTACGGATCATTAGATTTTACATTGAAGCCGGGATCAGCAACATCTCATATAGATTTTATAGAGAATAGTCAAAAACTTCTTGTAACATCTGGCTTTAACTACAAATACATTAAGATTATCAATGTTATAAATAGAAAAACCGAGAAAACCGTTGATGTTGGAACACAAATTTATGGAATAGTTCACAAAGATGAGAAATTATTTTACAATGGGGAAAGTCATGGATTACATGTTGTAAATTTAGATGATGGCTCTGATACCCAGTTAGTAAACGTTTATTTGACTCGCTATAGCAGCATAGCACTATGGTCAGATAAACTTTATGTCATAGGCAATGATGATTCAGTAACATGCTGTGACCTCCAAGGGACTGTTAAATGGAAAGTAGAACTATACACTAATCTTAAAGGCGCACGAGGTATAACAGTGGACAATTACGGACGTGTTTACGTATCGGGCTATGAATCCAACAATGTCGTCGTGATTTCAACAGATGGAAGCAAACATAGAGTGTTGCTGTCAGGGAAAGATGGTCTTAAAAAACCACAGTCTTTGTGCTTCAATCGAAAAAACAACAACCTTCTTATTGCAAATCAAGAGAATGATGCCtttatttatgacattttaaaatga